In a single window of the Streptobacillus canis genome:
- a CDS encoding sugar O-acetyltransferase — translation MTEKEKMLSGMLYNPGDKELANDRRRARTLCHRYNNEEPYSENRANIMKEIIPSSPEGFTIKGDFYCDYGYNISIGNNVYINYNAIILDCAKVVIGDNVLIGPNLNIYTAGHPSNIETRKSGHEFAKPITIEEDVWIGGNVTILPGVKIGKGSIIGAGSVVNKDIPEKVTAAGNPCRIIKHLK, via the coding sequence ATGACAGAAAAAGAAAAAATGTTATCTGGTATGCTATATAATCCAGGGGACAAAGAATTAGCAAACGATAGAAGAAGAGCAAGAACATTATGCCATAGATATAATAATGAGGAACCATACAGTGAAAATAGGGCAAATATTATGAAAGAAATTATACCTAGTTCACCAGAAGGATTTACAATTAAAGGAGATTTTTATTGTGATTATGGATATAATATTAGTATAGGTAATAATGTATATATTAATTACAACGCAATAATATTAGATTGTGCAAAAGTAGTTATAGGAGATAATGTATTAATAGGACCAAATTTAAATATATATACAGCAGGACATCCAAGTAATATAGAAACTAGAAAAAGTGGTCATGAATTTGCAAAACCAATCACTATTGAAGAAGATGTTTGGATAGGAGGAAATGTAACCATACTACCAGGTGTTAAAATAGGTAAAGGTTCAATAATTGGAGCTGGATCTGTGGTTAATAAAGATATCCCAGAAAAAGTTACTGCTGCAGGTAATCCATGTAGGATTATCAAACACTTAAAATAG